A region of Vigna radiata var. radiata cultivar VC1973A chromosome 6, Vradiata_ver6, whole genome shotgun sequence DNA encodes the following proteins:
- the LOC106765292 gene encoding mucin-17 gives MNRSFIAPESKMQDAFKQRQKQLGALRSSVRAKERDDELALFLEMRSREKERGDLMLRAAEDFDGAALLGSNPDNSPLFNVPSSMAALVRKTGADDFLNSENDKNDYDWLLTPPGTPLFPSLEMESTKTVMNQLGALTLRPTSLKTRLANPPSEHTGRSNLVSKQPASSPGLTSSGGGLRRPSSSGNLSELAGRSNLVSKQPVSSPGLSSSVGGTRRSSSSGNLGSRSVTPTGRPTLTTVSKSSRPSTPTSRTTIPSTRAMVATTKTSVSSAKPVVSATKAAVSLGKTSTVPAAKTTIPSRSSTPLSRSTARSSTPTTRTTLPASRPTSRASTPTRRPTTPSNVPTVSSPSVKTSSISKSAPVMSRQPITSPGTSPTVKSSPRSWKPSEMPGFSLDAPPNLRTTLPERPLSTTRGRPGAPSSRSSSVEPPSIGRPRRQSCSPSRGRSSNGISHPTGSSMPAVNRGYSRANDNVSPVVMGTKMVERVVNMRKLAPPRLDGTNSSHNLSGKSSSSPDTSGFGRSLSKKSLDMAIRHMDIRRRVPGNLRSSMMTNIPASSMYSVRSGSQRSRTVSISGSPHATSSNASSEVSVNPNGLCLDNSEIDDDIGSERSGQSPASVRGR, from the exons ATGAATCGGAGCTTCATAGCGCCGGAATCCAAAATGCAAGACGCCTTCAAGCAGAGGCAAAAGCAATTGGGGGCTCTCAGGTCCTCTGTGCGCGCCAAGGAAAGGGACGACGAACTCGCGTTGTTCCTGGAAATGAGGAGCCGCGAGAAGGAGCGTGGCGATCTCATGCTTCGCGCCGCCGAGGATTTTGACGGTGCAGCCTTGTTGG GCTCAAATCCAGACAATTCTCCCTTGTTTAACGTTCCGTCTTCCATGGCGGCGCTGGTACGAAAGACTGGTGCTGATGATTTTCTCAATTCGGAGAATGATAAGAATGATTATGACTG gcTTCTAACCCCACCTGGGACTCCCCTTTTTCCTTCTTTGGAGATGGAATCAACAAAAACTGTTATGAATCAGCTTGGGGCTCTAACTTTACGCCCCACATCATTAAAAACTAGA TTGGCAAATCCTCCGTCAGAACATACTGGAAGGAGCAACTTAGTATCTAAACAACCAGCCTCCTCCCCTGGGTTGACCTCTTCAGGTGGTGGACTTAGAAGGCCCTCATCATCAGGGAACTTGTCAGAACTAGCTGGAAGAAGCAACTTAGTATCTAAACAACCAGTCTCTTCCCCCGGGTTGAGTTCTTCAGTTGGGGGAACTAGGAGGTCCTCATCATCAGGGAATCTGGGATCTAGATCTGTAACTCCTACTGGACGACCTACATTGACCACAGTTTCAAAATCATCTAGACCTTCGACACCCACTTCTCGGACAACCATACCATCAACTAGGGCAATGGTAGCAACTACCAAGACCTCAGTTTCTTCAGCCAAGCCCGTGGTTTCTGCTACTAAGGCTGCAGTTTCTCTTGGTAAAACTTCTACAGTACCTGCTGCTAAAACCACAATCCCATCTAGATCCTCTACACCTTTGTCAAGATCTACTGCAAGATCTTCAACACCAACAACCAGAACTACCTTACCTGCATCGAGGCCTACTTCAAGGGCATCAACCCCAACTAGGCGGCCAACAACACCATCTAATGTACCCACCGTATCTTCTCCGTCTGTAAAGACTTCTTCAATCTCCAAGTCAGCTCCTGTGATGTCAAGGCAGCCAATAACATCACCTGGCACTTCACCAACTGTGAAGTCAAGCCCAAGATCATGGAAGCCATCTGAGATGCCTGGCTTTTCACTTGATGCGCCACCCAATTTGAGGACAACGCTTCCAGAAAGGCCACTGTCAACAACTAGGGGTAGGCCTGGAGCACCCAGTTCACGATCCTCTTCTGTTGAGCCTCCTTCTATTGGTAGACCAAGGCGGCAATCGTGCTCTCCGTCTAGAGGACGTTCCTCCAATGGCATTTCTCATCCAACTGGAAGCTCTATGCCGGCAGTTAATCGTGGGTACTCCAGAGCAAATGACAATGTCAGTCCTGTTGTAATGGGCACCAAAATGGTTGAGAGGGTAGTGAATATGCGGAAATTGGCACCACCAAGGCTGGATGGCACGAACTCTTCCCATAATCTTTCTGGTAAATCATCTTCATCTCCGGATACCTCTGGTTTTGGAAGGTCACTCTCGAAGAAATCCTTGGATATGGCAATAAGGCATATG GATATAAGGCGAAGGGTTCCAGGCAATTTACGGTCATCAATGATGACGAACATTCCAGCATCTTCAATGTATAGTGTGAGATCTGGTTCTCAGCGTAGCCGCACTGTTAGTATCTCGGGCTCTCCTCATGCCACTAGCAGTAATGCTAGTTCTGAAGTGAGTGTAAACCCAAATGGTCTTTGCTTAGATAATAGTGAAATAGACGATGATATTGGCAGTGAAAGAAGTGGTCAATCTCCTGCCAGTGTGCGGGGTAGGTAA